The following are from one region of the Salvia hispanica cultivar TCC Black 2014 chromosome 1, UniMelb_Shisp_WGS_1.0, whole genome shotgun sequence genome:
- the LOC125201416 gene encoding probable methyltransferase PMT28, with protein MAIGRLGPQVKRSYQSYGFFVKLSATVVLGLCFVIVWSLFSNYSVTSQRETFDDIAEPVSASNSQLHSDKIVPKMEKKESGEQRFKSGLVLGDKDKKISNGSVPLNLVKKPENGGGGGDAKLSEKDDENKTREGEGSEVEEEEEVIGEKGGNEGSDGEGDANANANDSVEEDANFINAEDLDQEAREEENGGSRRVNRKASGPVFDPKKRYTWKLCNTRSKHNYIPCIDIESATGRLQSYRHRERSCPRSAVMCLVPLPRDGYRTPVRWPESKGKILYKNVEHPKLAAYIKTHDWLVESGDYLTFPQNQSVFKGGVQHYLDSIEEMVPDIELGKNIRIVLDMGCKDSSFTASLLEKGVLALTLGLKDDLVDLAQVALERGFPAVVSPLENRRLPFPSGVFDAIHCGECSISWHSNGATKIILEMNRILRPGGYFILSTKHGSIEAEEALSTLTSSICWNILADKTDELSDIGMKIYQKPEENNIYELRRKKVPPLCKENENPDFAWYAPLKTCLHTVPEAIEQHGAEWPAEWPKRLHTFPEWMNNREKLAADSEHWKSIVNKSYLVGMDIDWSTIRNILDMKAISGGFAAALSDQNVWVMNVVPVHAPDTLPIIFERGLLGVYHDWCESFGSYPRSYDLLHADHLFSRLKNRCKQAVVIIVEMDRLLRPGGWVIIRDKVEILNPLEEILRGLHWEIRMTFAQDREGILTAQKTTWRP; from the exons ATGGCAATAGGAAGATTAGGGCCCCAAGTGAAGCGCTCTTATCAGTCATATGGTTTCTTTGTGAAGCTGTCTGCAACTGTGGTATTGGGTCTCTGCTTTGTAATTGTATGGTCTTTGTTTTCCAATTATTCCGTCACTTCTCAAAGGGAGACTTTTGATGATATTGCTGAGCCGGTTTCTGCAAGTAATTCCCAACTTCACTCTGATAAAATAGtacccaaaatggaaaaaaaagaaagtggggAGCAGAGATTTAAGTCTGGATTGGTTTTGGGtgataaagacaagaaaatcAGTAATGGGTCCGTCCCGTTGAACCTGGTGAAGAAGCCGGaaaatggtggtggtggtggggatGCGAAGCTGTCGGAAAAGGATGATGAAAACAAGACCCGAGAAGGTGAAGGATCtgaggtggaggaggaggaggaggtgaTTGGGGAGAAGGGTGGTAACGAAGGTAGTGATGGGGAGGGTGATGCCAATGCCAATGCCAATGATTCTGTGGAGGAAGATGCTAATTTCATCAATGCAGAGGACTTGGATCAGGAAGCCCGTGAGGAGGAAAATGGAGGTTCGCGGAGGGTGAATAGGAAGGCATCAGGTCCTGTGTTTGATCCTAAGAAACGGTACACATGGAAGTTATGCAACACGAGGAGCAAGCATAACTACATTCCTTGTATCGACATTGAAAGTGCCACGGGGAGGTTGCAGAGTTATAGGCATCGTGAGAGGAGTTGTCCGAGATCAGCTGTAATGTGTCTCGTCCCCCTCCCTCGTGATGGCTATAGGACTCCGGTGAGGTGGCCTGAGAGCAAAGGGAAG ATATTGTATAAAAACGTGGAACATCCAAAATTAGCTGCATATATTAAGACACACGATTGGTTGGTAGAATCTGGAGATTATCTCACTTTCCCGCAGAACCAGTCTGTATTCAAGGGTGGAGTTCAGCATTATCTAGATTCGATAGAAGAG ATGGTGCCAGACATTGAATTGGGGAAAAACATTCGCATTGTGCTAGATATGGGATGTAAAGATTCGAGCTTTACGGCTTCTCTACTTGAGAAGGGTGTTTTGGCTCTTACACTTGGCTTGAAAGATGACTTAGTGGACCTAGCACAAGTTGCTCTCGAGCGTGGTTTCCCCGCTGTTGTTAGCCCTCTTGAAAATCGAAGACTTCCATTTCCTAGTGGAGTCTTTGATGCAATTCATTGTGGCGAATGCAGTATCTCTTGGCATTCAAATG GTGCGACCAAGATTATCTTGGAGATGAATAGGATATTAAGGCCTGGAGGGTATTTCATTTTGTCAACTAAGCATGGCAGTATCGAAGCTGAAGAAG CTTTGTCCACATTGACGTCATCAATTTGTTGGAACATCCTGGCTGATAAAACTGATGAACTCAGTGACATAGGCatgaaaatatatcaaaagccagaagaaaataatatttatgaattgagACGAAAGAAAGTTCCACCTCTATGCAAGGAAAACGAGAACCCAGATTTTGCATG GTATGCTCCATTAAAAACTTGCCTCCACACCGTTCCTGAAGCCATTGAACAACATGGGGCTGAGTGGCCCGCGGAATGGCCAAAGAGGCTTCATACATTTCCTGAATGGATGAACAACAGAGAGAAGTTAGCTGCTGACAGCGAGCACTGGAAATCTATAGTGAACAAATCATATCTAGTTGGAATGGATATCGATTGGTCAACCATCAGAAACATATTGGACATGAAAGCCATAAGTGGAGG ATTTGCAGCTGCACTTTCGGACCAGAATGTGTGGGTTATGAATGTGGTTCCTGTACATGCACCAGATACACTTCCCATCATTTTTGAGCGTGGGCTTCTTGGTGTGTACCACGACTGGTGTGAATCTTTTGGTTCTTATCCTCGATCTTATGACCTCCTGCATGCGGATCATCTCTTCTCAAGGCTTAAGAACAG ATGCAAGCAGGCCGTAGTGATTATTGTTGAGATGGACCGGCTTCTAAGGCCAGGTGGTTGGGTAATCATCCGTGACAAAGTAGAAATTCTCAACCCTCTCGAAGAAATTCTAAGAGGCCTGCACTGGGAGATCCGGATGACTTTTGCACAAGACCGGGAGGGCATCCTGACTGCCCAGAAGACCACGTGGCGGCCTTGA
- the LOC125196115 gene encoding nuclear transcription factor Y subunit B-9-like — protein sequence MKRDPDQYMPIATLTRIMRRVLPDHAKVADDAKETIQECVSEFISFITNEANERCHREYRRTVTPNDVVAAMEGLGLSNYVEPLTVFINKHRAQQDCCPPPRPATHQPQPPPPQMARLPAGDGYVPSPPAVDVANYLEISQMRDYFVGLYRGGGGGGGGGDQFDPFK from the coding sequence ATGAagcgtgatcccgatcaatacATGCCGATCGCGACCCTGACGCGCATCATGCGTCGCGTCCTCCCTGACCATGCAAAGGTCGCGGACGACGCCAAGGAGACGATCCAAGAATGCGTCTCGGAGTTCATCTCCTTCATCACCAACGAAGCCAACGAGCGATGCCACCGCGAGTACCGCCGCACGGTCACCCCAAACGACGTCGTTGCAGCCATGGAGGGACTCGGCCTCAGCAACTACGTCGAGCCCCTCACTGTCTTCATAAACAAACACCGCGCCCAACAAGACTGCTGCCCCCCGCCACGCCCGGCCACGCACCAGCCGCAGCCGCCGCCTCCTCAAATGGCTCGCTTGCCCGCGGGGGATGGCTATGTGCCCTCGCCGCCTGCTGTTGACGTTGCCAACTATTTGGAGATATCGCAGATGAGGGATTACTTTGTGGGGCTGTAtcgcggcggcggtggcggcggtggaggaggagaCCAGTTTGATCCTTTTAAATGA